The genomic DNA CCGAGTTCTCCAGCAACGCCGCCAAGACCGCCGGCACCAAGGTGAAGAAGGTCTTCGACCGCATCGAGAGCGCGAGCACGCAGGTGGTCGCGTTCGGCGAGAAGACGCAGGAGATCACCAAGATCGTCGACGCCATCACCCAGGTGGCCCAGCAGACCAACCTGCTCGCCTTGAACGCGACGATTGAAGCTGCTCGCGCGGGTGAGTACGGCCGCGGGTTCGCCGTCGTCGCCGAAGAAGTCCGCAAGCTCGCGGAGAGCTCCGGTCGCCAGGCCGAGCAGATCAGCCGCCTCGCGCGCGACATCAACGCGCAGTCGGTCTCGGTCGTGACGGCGATGAAGGAAGGCACCGAAGAGCTCGGCCAGGGCCGCGAGGACCTGAACTCCATCATCCGCGCGCTCGACTCCATCACCGACACCGCGCGCCGCGGAACCGAGAAGGTCAACGCCATCTCCGACGCCGCCCGCGAGCAGCTCAAGGGCAGCCAGGAGATGGTCACGGTGTTCGAGAAGATCTCGCAGGTGGCGCGCGACAACGCCTCGAGCACAGATAAGGTCCGCGCCGAGACCCGCGAGCAGACCGACGCCGTGGCCCAGATGAACAGCTCCGCCAGCGAGCTCATCAACCTTTCCGACGAGCTGAAGACGGTCGTTTCCCGCTTCAAGCTCGGGAGCTGATTCGGCGTGCGACACGTGCTCTTCACGCTCGAGCCGCCCGCGACGCCCGGCGCGCCCTTGCCGCGGACGGTGGAGCGCTTCGCCGTGCAGCTCGCGCAGGTGCGCACCGTGGTGATGCCCCGGCCGCTCTCGCGCGTGCCGCGCGCGCCGCCGGCGATGCTGGGCATCATGAACCTGCGCGGACGCGTGGTGAGCGTGGTGGATCTGGCGACGCTGCTCGGCCAGGCGAGCCGCCGGCCGCCTGGAAAAGTGGTGCTCCTCGACCGCGGGCGCACCGAGCTCGGCCTGGCGGTGGGCGAGGTGACGGGCATCGCGCCGCTGGAAGCGAAGCTCCGCGCGCCCGACGGTGCGCCGCGCTTCGTGACCTCCGT from Deltaproteobacteria bacterium includes the following:
- a CDS encoding methyl-accepting chemotaxis protein, whose amino-acid sequence is MEQEVARGRPISGGWQRAVSAVQQPQRERAGGIYASLNFKILAGYVILGLALFAILRLTGQSEIWLQLIAVEMGALIGGLFTSLAIARINRIQALNRSALEISRGDLSKAVTAAASVARDEIDDLTVAIAQMQENLRDLVGHVQRTARSVADSASDVQRAAEGVNASTEETATSVEKIAGGATNQTQLVERASKVIGEIAESIQRTAKSADDAQKSSTETASAAEFSSNAAKTAGTKVKKVFDRIESASTQVVAFGEKTQEITKIVDAITQVAQQTNLLALNATIEAARAGEYGRGFAVVAEEVRKLAESSGRQAEQISRLARDINAQSVSVVTAMKEGTEELGQGREDLNSIIRALDSITDTARRGTEKVNAISDAAREQLKGSQEMVTVFEKISQVARDNASSTDKVRAETREQTDAVAQMNSSASELINLSDELKTVVSRFKLGS
- a CDS encoding chemotaxis protein CheW — translated: MPRPLSRVPRAPPAMLGIMNLRGRVVSVVDLATLLGQASRRPPGKVVLLDRGRTELGLAVGEVTGIAPLEAKLRAPDGAPRFVTSVAQDGEGTVTLLDALALDAEVTALFPSS